A region of Xylanivirga thermophila DNA encodes the following proteins:
- a CDS encoding glucoamylase family protein has translation MTRDTNGHNDGTIPSCGPAGSIPFAPKETIEALNYMYNTFPELWGDYGFYDAYNLEGNKPWFAKWYIGINKGITLLMIENYRSGLIWNLYMGNEYIKSGLSTLIFKRLENKISVA, from the coding sequence ATGACCAGGGATACGAACGGGCATAATGATGGTACCATACCTTCATGTGGGCCGGCAGGTTCTATACCATTTGCTCCAAAAGAAACTATAGAGGCCCTTAATTACATGTATAATACATTCCCTGAGTTATGGGGAGATTATGGCTTCTATGATGCATATAATTTGGAAGGTAATAAACCTTGGTTTGCCAAGTGGTATATTGGGATAAACAAGGGCATCACTTTGCTTATGATAGAAAACTACCGAAGTGGACTTATTTGGAATTTATATATGGGAAACGAATATATTAAATCAGGCTTAAGTACACTAATATTCAAAAGGTTGGAAAATAAAATTAGCGTAGCATAG
- the msrA gene encoding peptide-methionine (S)-S-oxide reductase MsrA — MKEIVFAGGCFWGVEEFMSRIDGVVYTKVGYANGTKPNPTYEEVCAGDTGHAESCYVRYNENLIGIEALLAKYWSIIDPTIVDRQGNDIGSQYRTGIFYIDKTDLPFIIKSREEEQEKYKKPIVVEIKPLLCFYDAEEYHQGYLKKNPNGYCHIKL, encoded by the coding sequence TTGAAAGAAATAGTTTTTGCTGGTGGTTGTTTTTGGGGAGTAGAAGAATTTATGTCTAGAATAGATGGGGTAGTATATACAAAGGTTGGATATGCAAACGGTACTAAGCCCAATCCTACCTATGAGGAAGTTTGTGCCGGCGATACAGGGCATGCCGAAAGCTGTTATGTGAGATATAATGAGAATCTAATAGGTATTGAGGCACTTCTTGCTAAATACTGGAGCATAATAGATCCTACCATAGTAGACAGACAAGGGAATGATATAGGCAGTCAATATAGGACTGGTATATTCTATATTGATAAGACTGATCTTCCATTTATTATTAAGAGTCGTGAAGAAGAACAAGAGAAGTACAAAAAACCTATTGTAGTAGAAATAAAGCCGTTGTTATGCTTCTATGATGCAGAGGAATACCATCAAGGATATTTAAAGAAAAATCCTAATGGTTATTGTCATATAAAGTTATGA